One region of Carbonactinospora thermoautotrophica genomic DNA includes:
- a CDS encoding FtsW/RodA/SpoVE family cell cycle protein translates to MSSATATVIPQVTRSRRNVELLLLVFAVVIPAAAYANVGLAVAGEIPSGMWGYTAGLGLLVLVAHLVLRRFAKYADPLLLPLVTLVNGLGLVVIHRVDLALIATGKSKSAVAPTQLLWTAIGIAFFTAVVVAVKDHRTLQRYTYTAGAAGLALLALPAFLPNSEINGAKLWVRIGGFSIQPGEFAKILLMIFFAGYLVVKRDALALAGKRILGVDLPRGRDLGPILVAWGLGLLILVFEKDLGTSLLFYGSFVALLYISTERISWLLLGGLLFLSGAYFAYLIFGHVQVRVESWLDPFADPGGSTFQILHSLMGLAWGGVTGTGLGQGHVEYQGIYGRSDFIIAAYGEELGLAGLMALLLIYALVVERGFRTAVGCRDPFGKLLAAGFAVILSLQVFVVVGGVTKLIPLTGLTTPFMAAGGSSLVANWAIIGLLLRISDHARRPAPETTPPTSPDDEKTQVVRL, encoded by the coding sequence ATGAGCAGCGCGACCGCGACCGTCATACCCCAGGTGACCCGCAGCAGGCGCAACGTCGAGCTCCTGCTGCTGGTCTTCGCCGTCGTCATCCCGGCGGCGGCCTACGCGAACGTGGGCCTCGCCGTGGCGGGCGAGATCCCCTCGGGCATGTGGGGGTACACGGCCGGGCTGGGCCTGCTCGTCCTGGTCGCCCATCTGGTGCTGCGCCGGTTCGCCAAGTACGCCGACCCGCTGCTGCTGCCGCTGGTCACCCTGGTGAACGGCCTCGGTCTGGTGGTCATCCACCGGGTGGACCTGGCGCTGATCGCCACGGGCAAGTCCAAGAGCGCGGTCGCGCCCACCCAGCTCCTGTGGACCGCGATCGGCATCGCGTTCTTCACAGCCGTGGTCGTGGCGGTCAAGGACCACCGGACGCTGCAGCGCTACACGTACACCGCGGGAGCGGCCGGCCTGGCGCTGCTGGCCCTGCCGGCGTTCCTCCCCAACTCCGAGATCAACGGCGCGAAGCTGTGGGTGCGGATCGGCGGGTTTTCCATCCAGCCCGGCGAGTTCGCGAAGATCCTGCTGATGATCTTCTTCGCCGGCTACCTGGTGGTGAAACGCGACGCGCTCGCGCTCGCCGGCAAGCGGATCCTCGGCGTCGACCTGCCACGCGGCCGGGACCTCGGCCCCATCCTGGTCGCCTGGGGACTCGGCCTGCTCATCCTGGTCTTCGAGAAGGACCTCGGCACCTCGCTGCTGTTCTACGGCAGCTTCGTGGCACTGCTGTACATCTCGACCGAGCGGATCTCCTGGCTGCTGCTCGGCGGCCTGTTGTTCCTCAGCGGGGCGTACTTCGCGTACCTGATCTTCGGCCACGTGCAGGTCCGTGTGGAGAGCTGGCTCGACCCGTTCGCCGACCCGGGCGGCAGCACGTTCCAGATCCTGCACTCGCTGATGGGGCTCGCCTGGGGCGGCGTGACCGGCACCGGGCTCGGCCAGGGCCACGTCGAGTACCAGGGCATCTACGGCAGGTCGGACTTCATCATCGCCGCTTACGGCGAGGAGCTGGGCCTGGCCGGTCTGATGGCGCTGCTGCTCATCTACGCGCTGGTCGTGGAGCGGGGCTTCCGCACCGCGGTCGGCTGCCGGGACCCGTTCGGCAAGCTGCTCGCCGCCGGTTTCGCGGTGATCCTCTCGCTGCAGGTGTTCGTGGTCGTCGGCGGCGTCACCAAGCTGATCCCGCTGACCGGTCTCACCACGCCGTTCATGGCTGCGGGCGGCTCCTCGCTGGTGGCGAACTGGGCGATCATCGGGCTGCTGCTGCGAATCAGCGACCACGCCCGCCGCCCGGCGCCCGAGACCACCCCGCCGACCTCCCCCGACGACGAAAAGACGCAGGTGGTGCGGCTGTGA
- a CDS encoding PP2C family protein-serine/threonine phosphatase: protein MTLSLRFAARSDVGLLRDGNEDSGYAGPRLLAVADGMGGQAAGEVASSVVIANLAPLDDEIPGTNLLDLLAVAVERANEQLRHLVEQHPQLEGMGTTLTALLWSGARIGMVHVGDSRAYLLRDGRLTQITHDHTWVQQLVDEGRITEEEADHHPQRSLLMRAIDGRGNVDLDLSIREARPGDRYLLCSDGLSGVVSRETIEATLPKGDPEEAVDALVQLALRGGGPDNITCIVADVVEDPQPPMIPQVVGAAAEHQARQQAQPSMDTAAGRAAVALQSFQQPPPDESPTGYGEPPEFPRRRSRAVKWVLGLGLVLALATGGLYGAYRWTQNQYYVGAEKDKVAIYRGLNQELAGFSMSSLYQASDVSLNELPPSDREQLARTLPAKNLDHAKQIVNELRLRAADCQRAREQAQRKQKQQPGTTPDPKPSAAQTGLPSVESQELGLDATGTPPPSGQAADTPDQKRILMECGNDRG from the coding sequence ATGACCTTGTCCCTCCGCTTCGCCGCCCGCTCCGACGTGGGCCTGCTGCGCGACGGCAACGAGGACTCCGGCTACGCCGGGCCACGCCTGCTGGCTGTCGCGGATGGCATGGGCGGCCAGGCCGCCGGCGAAGTGGCCAGCTCGGTGGTCATCGCCAACCTCGCCCCGCTCGACGACGAGATCCCCGGCACCAACCTGCTCGACCTGCTCGCGGTCGCGGTCGAGCGCGCCAACGAGCAACTGCGCCACCTGGTCGAGCAGCACCCCCAGCTGGAGGGCATGGGCACCACCCTCACCGCGCTGCTGTGGTCCGGGGCGCGCATCGGCATGGTCCACGTCGGCGACTCGCGCGCGTACCTGCTGCGTGATGGCCGGCTGACCCAGATCACGCACGACCACACCTGGGTGCAGCAGCTCGTCGACGAGGGCCGGATCACCGAGGAGGAGGCCGACCACCATCCGCAGCGGTCGCTGCTCATGCGCGCGATCGACGGGCGCGGCAACGTCGACCTGGACCTGTCCATCCGCGAAGCCCGGCCCGGCGACCGGTACCTGCTCTGCTCGGACGGCCTGTCCGGCGTGGTGAGCCGGGAGACGATCGAGGCCACGCTGCCCAAGGGCGACCCGGAGGAGGCGGTCGACGCCCTGGTCCAGCTCGCCCTGCGCGGCGGCGGCCCGGACAACATCACCTGCATCGTCGCCGACGTCGTCGAGGATCCCCAGCCGCCGATGATCCCGCAGGTGGTGGGCGCAGCGGCCGAGCACCAGGCGCGCCAGCAGGCCCAGCCCAGCATGGACACCGCGGCCGGCCGGGCCGCAGTGGCGTTGCAGAGCTTCCAGCAGCCGCCGCCTGACGAGTCCCCGACCGGGTACGGCGAGCCGCCGGAGTTCCCGCGTCGGCGGAGCAGGGCGGTCAAGTGGGTGCTCGGCCTCGGCCTGGTGCTCGCCCTGGCCACGGGCGGCCTGTACGGGGCGTACCGCTGGACGCAGAACCAGTACTACGTGGGCGCGGAAAAGGACAAGGTCGCGATCTACCGCGGCCTGAACCAGGAGCTGGCCGGCTTCTCGATGTCGAGCCTGTACCAGGCGAGCGACGTGTCGCTCAACGAGTTGCCGCCGAGCGACCGGGAACAGCTCGCGCGGACCCTGCCGGCCAAGAACCTGGACCACGCCAAGCAGATCGTGAACGAGCTGCGCCTGCGGGCCGCCGACTGCCAGCGCGCCCGGGAGCAGGCCCAGCGGAAGCAGAAGCAACAGCCGGGCACGACCCCGGACCCGAAGCCGTCCGCCGCGCAGACCGGCCTGCCCAGCGTCGAGAGCCAGGAACTGGGCCTTGACGCGACGGGCACCCCGCCGCCGAGCGGCCAGGCGGCCGACACACCAGACCAGAAGCGCATCCTGATGGAGTGCGGAAACGACCGCGGGTGA
- a CDS encoding FHA domain-containing protein FhaB/FipA, giving the protein MSELTLTVIRLGFLAVLWLFVLTTVSVMRSDLFGTRVTQPQPKASPARQPRPPAPRAQKRPRSAPGKLVVTAGSLAGTTVTLTDQPVTIGRSHDSTLVLDDDYASSRHARIYPDNGRWMVEDLGSTNGTYLDRAKINGPTPVPLGVPIRIGKTVLELRK; this is encoded by the coding sequence ATGTCTGAACTGACCCTCACCGTCATCCGGCTGGGATTCCTGGCCGTACTGTGGCTGTTCGTGCTGACCACGGTGTCGGTGATGCGGTCCGACCTGTTCGGTACGCGGGTGACGCAGCCCCAGCCGAAGGCCAGCCCGGCACGGCAGCCCCGCCCGCCCGCCCCCAGGGCGCAGAAGCGTCCGCGCAGCGCGCCGGGCAAGCTCGTGGTCACCGCGGGCTCCCTGGCCGGCACCACCGTGACGCTCACCGACCAACCGGTGACGATCGGGCGCTCGCACGACTCGACCTTGGTCCTCGACGACGACTACGCGTCCAGCCGGCACGCCCGGATCTACCCCGACAACGGGCGCTGGATGGTCGAGGACCTCGGTAGCACGAACGGGACGTACCTGGACCGGGCCAAGATCAACGGCCCGACTCCCGTACCGTTGGGCGTTCCGATCCGGATCGGCAAGACCGTCCTCGAACTGCGGAAGTAG
- a CDS encoding FhaA domain-containing protein, whose translation MGVLQRFERRLQGLVDGAFAKAFKAEVQPVEIASALQRECTDRAAIVSRGRTIVPNDFVVELGHHDYERLSVYAQPLCSELASMVTEYAQEQGYSFVGPVQIRFERVDDLETGMFRVRSQALAGVVPMAAAAPPAGRPVAYLEINGARHPLTKPVMTIGRGLDVDLRIEDPGVSRRHAEIRAGGDTAIITDLGSTNGVIVDGRPVDQAPLRDGSVIILGNTTLIFRTG comes from the coding sequence GTGGGAGTCCTGCAGCGCTTCGAGCGCCGTCTGCAGGGGCTCGTCGACGGTGCCTTCGCCAAGGCGTTCAAGGCCGAGGTGCAGCCGGTCGAGATCGCGAGCGCCTTGCAGCGCGAGTGCACCGACCGAGCCGCGATCGTGAGCCGCGGGCGCACCATCGTGCCCAACGACTTCGTCGTCGAGCTGGGGCACCACGACTACGAGCGCTTGTCCGTCTACGCCCAACCGCTGTGCAGCGAGCTGGCGAGCATGGTCACCGAGTACGCCCAGGAGCAGGGGTACTCCTTCGTCGGCCCGGTCCAGATTCGGTTCGAGCGGGTCGACGACCTGGAGACCGGCATGTTCCGGGTGCGCAGCCAGGCACTGGCCGGGGTGGTGCCGATGGCGGCTGCGGCGCCGCCGGCCGGCCGGCCCGTGGCATACCTGGAGATCAACGGCGCCCGGCATCCGCTGACCAAGCCGGTCATGACCATCGGCCGCGGCCTCGATGTGGACCTGCGCATCGAGGACCCCGGGGTGTCGCGGCGGCACGCCGAGATCCGCGCCGGGGGCGACACGGCGATCATCACCGACCTGGGCTCCACGAACGGCGTGATCGTCGACGGCCGGCCGGTCGACCAGGCCCCCCTGCGGGACGGCTCGGTGATCATCCTTGGGAACACCACTCTGATCTTCCGTACGGGGTGA
- a CDS encoding YidH family protein: MSGRQSWSSRLRSVGREPDPRFTLANERTFLAWIRTALALIAGGIGVVSFVPEFAVPGAREVVAAVLVLFGVALSATAFHRWYRTELALRRDEPLPAPSLAPILGYGVAIVAVATLVLVLIPA; this comes from the coding sequence ATGAGCGGACGCCAGAGCTGGTCCTCCCGGCTGCGCAGCGTCGGCCGGGAACCCGACCCGCGGTTCACCCTGGCCAACGAGCGCACCTTCCTCGCCTGGATCCGCACCGCGCTCGCCCTGATCGCGGGCGGCATCGGCGTGGTCTCCTTCGTCCCCGAGTTCGCCGTGCCCGGCGCTCGGGAGGTCGTCGCGGCCGTCCTCGTCCTGTTCGGCGTGGCCCTGAGCGCGACCGCCTTCCACCGCTGGTACCGCACCGAACTCGCCCTGCGCCGCGACGAGCCCCTGCCCGCCCCGTCCCTCGCCCCGATCCTCGGCTACGGCGTGGCGATCGTCGCCGTCGCCACCCTGGTTCTCGTCCTGATCCCGGCATGA
- a CDS encoding DUF202 domain-containing protein — translation MTPRLWDPGVQNERTALAWARTALGLTVCALLAARLARTHEPRATLAVAFLGTATAGAVLYAASRRYRARAADLRAGRPIVAPAAVLGLTATVHALGLATLALLLL, via the coding sequence ATGACACCTCGGCTCTGGGACCCCGGCGTCCAGAACGAACGCACCGCCCTCGCCTGGGCCCGCACGGCTCTCGGGCTCACCGTCTGCGCCCTGCTGGCCGCCCGGCTGGCCCGCACGCACGAGCCCCGCGCCACCCTGGCCGTGGCCTTCCTCGGGACGGCCACCGCGGGCGCCGTCCTGTACGCGGCCAGCCGCCGCTACCGCGCCCGCGCGGCCGACCTGCGGGCCGGCCGGCCGATCGTCGCCCCAGCCGCCGTCCTCGGCCTGACCGCCACGGTCCACGCGCTCGGCCTGGCCACCCTGGCCCTGCTGCTGCTCTGA
- a CDS encoding undecaprenyl-diphosphate phosphatase, protein MSWFEAIVLGLVQGLTEFLPISSSAHLRITAALAGWHDPGAAFTAVTQIGTETAVLLYFRRDIGRIISTWVRSLGRPELRSHLDARMGWLVIVGTIPIGVLGVTLKETIEGPFRDLRLIAATLIVLGIILGVADRFATQRLKLDDLSVRDGLLFGLAQSMALIPGVSRSGATITGGLLLGYTREAAARYSFLLAIPAVLASGFFELSEIGDSHVSWGPTIVATLIAFLVGYAAIAWFLRYISTRSFAPFVIYRIALGVLILVLVGTGVLAPESGAFH, encoded by the coding sequence ATGAGCTGGTTCGAAGCGATCGTCCTCGGCCTCGTTCAGGGGTTGACGGAGTTCCTGCCCATCTCCTCCAGCGCCCACCTGCGCATCACCGCGGCGCTGGCCGGCTGGCACGACCCGGGTGCCGCCTTCACCGCCGTCACGCAGATCGGCACCGAGACCGCGGTGCTCCTGTACTTCCGGCGTGACATCGGACGGATCATCAGCACGTGGGTCCGCTCACTCGGGCGGCCCGAACTGCGCTCGCACCTGGACGCCCGGATGGGCTGGCTCGTCATCGTGGGCACGATCCCGATCGGGGTGCTCGGCGTGACCCTGAAGGAGACGATCGAGGGGCCGTTCCGCGACCTGCGGCTGATCGCGGCCACGCTCATCGTCCTCGGCATCATCCTCGGCGTGGCGGACCGGTTCGCCACCCAGCGCCTCAAGCTGGACGACCTGAGCGTGCGTGACGGCCTGTTGTTCGGGCTCGCCCAGTCGATGGCGCTCATCCCCGGGGTGTCCCGCTCCGGCGCGACCATCACCGGCGGCCTGCTGCTCGGCTACACCCGCGAGGCGGCCGCCAGGTACTCGTTCCTGCTCGCCATCCCCGCCGTGCTCGCCTCCGGATTCTTCGAACTGTCCGAGATCGGCGACTCCCACGTGTCGTGGGGTCCCACCATCGTGGCCACGCTGATCGCCTTCCTGGTGGGGTACGCGGCGATCGCCTGGTTCCTGCGCTACATCTCCACCCGGAGCTTCGCGCCCTTCGTGATCTACCGGATCGCCCTCGGCGTCCTCATCCTGGTGCTGGTTGGCACCGGGGTGCTGGCTCCGGAGTCCGGCGCGTTCCACTGA
- the recD2 gene encoding SF1B family DNA helicase RecD2, whose protein sequence is MGDVRTAPGTVLEAVLERITYVNEETGYTVARVATDRGGDLLTVVGALLGAQPGESLRLVGRWGSHPQYGRQFLVENYTTVLPATVQGIRRYLGSGLIKGIGPKLAERIVDHFGVDTLRVIEEEPGRLIEVEGLGPKRTALIAAAWEEQKAIKEVMVFLQGVGVSTSLAVRIYKQYGDASISVVRNEPYRLAADVWGIGFKTADAIAQSVGIPHDSPQRVKAGLQYTLSQASEDGHCFLPQDKLIADAARILEVDTKLIAECLDDLVAEEGVVRETVPGPDGEPTTAVYLVPFHRAEVSLANQLLRLLRADADRMPAFGSVDWGAALGWLRQRTGVELAPEQEQAVRLALTRKVAVLTGGPGCGKSFTVRSIVTLAAAKGAKIVLAAPTGRAAKRLAELTGHEAATVHRLLQLKPGGDAAFDRDNPLDADLLVVDEVSMLDLLLANKLVKAVPPGAHLLLVGDVDQLPSVGAGEVLRDLLAAEAIPRVRLTRVFRQAQQSGVVTNAHRINAGLLPHTRGLADFFLFPCEDAEATAELTVDVAVRRIPRKFGLDPRRDVQVLTPMHRGPAGAGALNVLLQQALTPGREGVPERRSGGRVFRVGDKVTQIRNNYDKGQAGVFNGTAGVITNISLEDQRLTVLTEEDERIDYDFDELDELVHAYAITIHRSQGSEYPAVVVPLTTSAWMMLQRNLLYTAVTRAKRLVVLVGSRRALAQAVRTVGAGRRHTALAYRIGCVGRP, encoded by the coding sequence GTGGGTGACGTCAGGACTGCGCCGGGCACCGTGCTGGAGGCGGTGCTCGAGCGGATCACCTATGTCAACGAGGAGACCGGCTATACCGTCGCCCGGGTGGCTACCGACCGCGGCGGCGACCTGCTGACCGTGGTGGGCGCGCTGCTGGGCGCCCAGCCCGGGGAGAGCCTGCGGCTGGTCGGCCGGTGGGGCAGCCACCCCCAGTACGGGCGCCAGTTCCTGGTGGAGAACTACACGACGGTGCTGCCCGCCACCGTGCAGGGCATACGCCGCTACCTCGGGTCCGGGCTGATCAAGGGGATCGGGCCGAAGCTCGCCGAGCGGATCGTGGACCACTTCGGGGTCGACACGCTGCGTGTCATCGAGGAGGAGCCGGGGCGGCTGATCGAGGTCGAGGGACTGGGGCCGAAGCGCACCGCGTTGATCGCCGCGGCCTGGGAGGAGCAGAAGGCGATCAAGGAGGTCATGGTCTTCCTGCAAGGCGTGGGGGTGTCCACCTCGCTGGCCGTGCGCATCTACAAGCAGTACGGCGACGCCTCGATCTCGGTGGTGCGCAACGAGCCGTACCGGCTGGCCGCCGACGTGTGGGGGATCGGGTTCAAGACCGCCGACGCCATCGCGCAGTCGGTCGGCATCCCGCACGACTCCCCGCAACGGGTCAAGGCCGGTCTGCAGTACACGCTGTCGCAGGCCAGCGAGGACGGACACTGCTTCCTGCCGCAGGACAAGCTGATCGCGGACGCGGCGAGGATCCTCGAAGTGGACACCAAGCTGATCGCCGAGTGCCTGGACGACCTGGTCGCCGAGGAAGGCGTGGTCCGCGAGACCGTGCCCGGCCCGGACGGGGAGCCGACGACCGCGGTGTACCTCGTCCCGTTCCACCGGGCCGAGGTGTCCCTGGCCAACCAGTTGCTGCGGCTGTTGCGCGCCGACGCCGACCGGATGCCGGCCTTCGGCTCGGTCGATTGGGGCGCGGCGCTGGGTTGGCTACGGCAGCGGACCGGGGTGGAGCTGGCGCCCGAGCAGGAGCAGGCCGTCCGCCTCGCGCTGACCCGGAAGGTCGCGGTCCTCACCGGGGGACCGGGATGCGGCAAGAGCTTCACGGTCCGCTCGATCGTCACCCTGGCCGCCGCCAAGGGCGCCAAGATCGTGCTGGCCGCCCCCACCGGCCGGGCGGCCAAGCGGCTGGCCGAGCTGACTGGGCACGAGGCCGCCACCGTGCACCGGCTGCTGCAGCTCAAGCCCGGCGGCGACGCCGCCTTCGACCGGGACAACCCGCTGGACGCCGACCTGCTGGTCGTGGACGAGGTCTCGATGCTCGACCTGCTCCTGGCGAACAAGCTCGTCAAGGCGGTCCCACCCGGCGCCCACCTGCTCCTGGTCGGCGACGTGGACCAGTTGCCCAGCGTCGGCGCTGGCGAGGTCCTGCGCGACCTGCTCGCCGCCGAGGCGATCCCCCGGGTCCGGCTCACCCGCGTCTTCCGGCAGGCCCAGCAATCCGGGGTGGTCACCAACGCGCACCGCATCAACGCCGGCCTGCTGCCCCACACCCGGGGGCTGGCCGACTTCTTCCTCTTCCCGTGCGAGGACGCCGAGGCCACCGCCGAGCTGACCGTGGACGTGGCCGTTCGGCGCATCCCCCGCAAGTTCGGGCTCGACCCCCGTCGGGACGTCCAGGTGCTCACCCCCATGCACCGCGGGCCGGCCGGGGCCGGGGCGCTCAACGTCCTCCTGCAGCAGGCGCTCACCCCCGGCCGCGAAGGCGTCCCGGAGCGCCGTTCCGGCGGCCGGGTGTTCCGCGTCGGCGACAAGGTCACCCAGATCCGCAACAACTACGACAAGGGCCAGGCCGGGGTCTTCAACGGCACCGCCGGGGTCATCACCAACATCTCGCTGGAGGATCAGCGGCTCACCGTCCTCACCGAGGAGGACGAGCGGATCGACTACGACTTCGACGAGCTGGACGAGCTCGTGCACGCCTACGCGATCACCATCCACCGCTCCCAGGGCAGCGAGTACCCGGCCGTGGTCGTCCCGCTGACCACCAGCGCCTGGATGATGCTGCAGCGGAACCTGCTCTACACCGCCGTCACCCGCGCCAAGCGGCTCGTCGTTCTCGTCGGCTCCCGCCGTGCCCTGGCCCAGGCCGTCCGCACCGTCGGCGCCGGGCGGCGGCACACCGCGCTCGCCTACCGCATCGGCTGCGTGGGCCGGCCATGA